The Flammeovirgaceae bacterium genome contains a region encoding:
- a CDS encoding OmpA family protein, which produces MRPSFLFISLVLFSSAAAQFAARYELVKLNREVNTFYHDAAPVISQDGKQLYFFIHNHPENNYGKEGSDEIWMSTLNEKGEWTAAKHLGPPFNIHRSNQVFTCLPDGSLFIKGGRVKDTKGFSIVNPAGVLTEIEVPGFREMNKGRFYGASMSSDGKHIIMFFSEMPNSQRSSLYVSNNEGGKWTMPKRLNISVRDDDVGPFIGPDDKTLYFSSDRNAPGKKGKADIYRCTRLDDTWQNWSVPLNMGAPINTAADELYFCIDKPGNVFTSRSNSTQDGGNLDLFKLVPRDVKVIVAGVVYNEKTQQPIQANVELKPAEHDVLKMRSAATGKFETRIPEVDGFSVSVSEAGYLPKSESFTIPPLGNDTTITIEIYLTPVAKQLVLAGTVYDLKTSKPIPAELTIYPKTNKRAEMKPATPGGKYEQEIKQLGRYILVATAEGYLTATDSVEVISEDVTPVIKDIALQPIEVGLTVRLDHIYFDFDKTTLKKESYEELAKVIDFLKRNPTVEIEIAGHTDSKGSDEYNQRLSQGRTQAVVDYLVSQGISARRLVAMGYGESKPVDTNETEGGRAKNRRVEFTVLKM; this is translated from the coding sequence ATGAGACCCTCTTTTTTATTTATCAGCCTGGTACTGTTTTCATCCGCTGCGGCACAATTTGCCGCACGGTACGAACTGGTTAAGCTGAACCGCGAAGTAAACACCTTTTACCACGATGCCGCACCGGTGATTTCGCAGGATGGGAAGCAGCTGTATTTTTTCATACACAATCATCCTGAAAACAATTACGGCAAAGAGGGGAGTGACGAAATCTGGATGTCGACCCTGAATGAAAAAGGCGAGTGGACGGCCGCCAAACACCTGGGCCCCCCGTTTAACATCCACCGCAGCAACCAGGTGTTTACCTGCCTGCCCGATGGCTCCCTGTTTATAAAAGGAGGCCGTGTTAAAGACACAAAGGGATTTTCCATTGTAAATCCGGCTGGTGTATTAACTGAAATCGAGGTACCGGGCTTTCGTGAAATGAACAAGGGCAGGTTTTACGGGGCCAGCATGTCATCGGATGGAAAGCACATCATCATGTTTTTCAGTGAAATGCCAAACAGCCAGCGAAGCAGTTTGTATGTAAGCAACAATGAAGGAGGTAAATGGACAATGCCCAAGCGACTGAATATTTCAGTGCGCGATGATGATGTAGGCCCGTTTATCGGCCCCGATGATAAAACACTCTACTTTTCAAGCGATCGAAACGCACCCGGTAAAAAGGGCAAGGCTGATATTTACCGGTGCACCCGGCTTGACGATACGTGGCAAAACTGGTCGGTCCCGCTAAACATGGGTGCGCCCATCAACACGGCAGCCGATGAGTTGTATTTCTGTATCGATAAACCGGGTAATGTATTCACCAGCCGCTCCAACAGTACACAGGACGGTGGCAACCTTGACTTATTCAAACTGGTGCCGCGTGATGTTAAGGTGATTGTGGCAGGCGTGGTTTATAATGAAAAAACACAACAGCCCATCCAGGCCAATGTTGAACTGAAACCGGCTGAGCACGATGTATTGAAAATGCGCTCGGCAGCCACCGGAAAATTTGAAACACGCATACCCGAGGTGGACGGTTTTTCGGTTTCCGTTTCTGAAGCGGGGTATTTACCAAAAAGTGAGTCGTTTACCATTCCACCGCTTGGCAATGATACTACCATTACCATTGAAATTTATCTTACCCCGGTAGCTAAACAGTTGGTGCTGGCCGGTACGGTTTATGATCTGAAAACGAGCAAACCGATACCAGCCGAACTCACTATTTATCCGAAAACAAACAAGCGGGCTGAAATGAAACCCGCCACACCGGGCGGTAAATACGAACAAGAGATAAAACAACTGGGCAGATACATTCTTGTAGCAACCGCTGAAGGATACCTGACGGCTACCGACAGTGTGGAAGTTATCAGCGAAGACGTTACCCCGGTAATTAAAGACATTGCCCTGCAGCCGATTGAAGTTGGTTTAACCGTGCGGCTCGATCATATCTATTTTGATTTTGACAAAACTACACTGAAGAAAGAATCGTACGAAGAACTTGCCAAAGTGATCGATTTCTTAAAACGCAACCCGACAGTGGAGATTGAAATTGCCGGGCATACCGACAGCAAAGGTTCGGACGAATATAACCAGCGCCTCTCGCAAGGCCGTACCCAGGCGGTTGTTGATTACCTGGTTAGCCAGGGCATCAGCGCCCGCAGGCTGGTGGCCATGGGCTATGGCGAATCCAAACCGGTGGATACCAACGAAACCGAAGGAGGCCGCGCCAAAAACCGAAGGGTGGAGTTTACGGTGCTAAAGATGTGA
- a CDS encoding phage Gp37/Gp68 family protein, which yields MAESSIEWTELTWNPTTGCNKISAGCKFCYAEVMSRRLKAMGLDKYKNGFKLTLHESELKAPYSWKGSKIVFVNSMSDLFHKDIPLDFLKKVFRVMNENPQHTFQVLTKRSDILLKYHEQLTWTHNIWMGVSVEDERVVSRIDDLRKTSAQVKFLSCEPLIGPLPNLNLQNIDWVIVGGESGRKPRPIKPEWVIDIKKQCRISKVSFFFKQWGGTNKKKSGRLLKGRTYDEMPTLRKKMSSQYNPIPNRLTV from the coding sequence ATGGCTGAATCAAGTATCGAATGGACTGAACTAACCTGGAATCCCACAACCGGGTGTAATAAAATTTCTGCCGGTTGTAAGTTCTGTTATGCGGAGGTGATGTCAAGGCGGCTAAAAGCCATGGGGCTGGATAAGTACAAGAATGGGTTTAAACTTACACTCCATGAGAGCGAGTTAAAAGCACCATACTCATGGAAAGGTTCAAAAATTGTTTTTGTAAACTCCATGAGCGATTTGTTTCATAAAGATATTCCCCTGGATTTTTTGAAAAAAGTCTTCCGGGTAATGAATGAGAACCCGCAACATACTTTTCAGGTATTAACCAAGCGGTCTGACATACTGCTTAAATACCATGAACAACTAACCTGGACTCATAATATCTGGATGGGTGTTTCGGTTGAAGATGAGCGTGTAGTCTCACGAATTGATGATCTGAGAAAAACCTCGGCACAGGTCAAATTTTTGTCGTGTGAGCCCCTAATAGGCCCATTGCCCAACCTTAACCTTCAAAACATTGATTGGGTTATTGTAGGTGGTGAATCCGGCAGAAAACCCAGACCGATAAAACCCGAATGGGTTATCGATATTAAAAAACAGTGCCGGATAAGTAAAGTATCTTTCTTTTTTAAACAATGGGGTGGCACAAATAAGAAAAAATCCGGGCGTTTGTTAAAGGGACGGACTTATGACGAAATGCCTACGCTCCGGAAAAAAATGTCCAGTCAGTATAATCCAATTCCAAACAGGTTAACAGTCTAA
- the tcmP gene encoding three-Cys-motif partner protein TcmP, with product MANFLRDPKNKNYRTLAYLDPCGMQLEWRSIESLRSLPIDVWILVPTGMGVNRLLKKNGRLSDTWAERLEKFLGLSREEIENHFYKKTETLFSDYTSIEKERDAIEKSALLYRDRLRGVFKFVSKPYELRNSTNSVMYHLFLSSNNKTAVNIGNDIVKKFSK from the coding sequence ATGGCGAATTTTTTAAGGGATCCAAAAAATAAAAATTATCGAACACTTGCTTATCTCGATCCATGTGGAATGCAGTTAGAGTGGAGGTCAATTGAAAGTCTTAGATCTTTACCTATTGATGTATGGATCTTGGTTCCGACCGGGATGGGAGTTAATCGACTCCTCAAAAAGAATGGTAGGTTATCAGATACATGGGCCGAACGATTAGAAAAATTCCTTGGACTTTCAAGAGAAGAAATCGAAAATCATTTTTATAAAAAGACAGAAACATTATTTTCTGATTATACTTCTATTGAAAAAGAAAGAGATGCGATTGAAAAATCGGCTTTACTCTATAGAGACAGGTTGAGGGGGGTCTTTAAATTCGTATCAAAACCTTATGAACTTAGAAACTCCACGAATTCTGTAATGTATCATTTATTCTTATCTTCAAACAACAAAACAGCAGTCAATATTGGGAATGATATCGTAAAAAAATTTAGCAAGTAA
- the dinB gene encoding DNA polymerase IV — MDRNIIHLDLDAFFVAVERQRNPKLNGKPLIIGGQSRRGVVAACSYETRQFGVHSAMPMYLALQLCPDALVISGDVEAYSRASHLVTEVIADEAPLFEKSSIDEFYIDASGMDKYFGAFTWALELQKKIMKESGLPISLGMSVNKLVSKVATGEFKPNARKHIPAGTEKDFLAPLAIEKIPMIGKQTASFLYDMGVRKVATLREMPLKFLVSAFGKNGISLWNRAHGIDNSPVVPYSEQKSISTECTFEEDTIDVKRLKSILIAMVEKVAFTLREQKKLTSCITVKIRYANFDTETRQVQVAYTSSDHVILRVVQELFDKLYHRRMLIRLVGVRLSGLVHGNHQISLFDDTAEAINLYQAIDHIKHRHGVEKLVRATTMGVSRRVRMEMNMFKGNLR, encoded by the coding sequence ATGGACCGCAACATTATTCACCTCGACCTGGATGCCTTTTTCGTAGCCGTAGAACGTCAGCGCAATCCGAAACTAAACGGCAAGCCGCTGATCATTGGCGGGCAAAGCCGCAGGGGCGTGGTAGCGGCCTGCAGCTACGAAACCCGGCAGTTCGGGGTACACTCGGCCATGCCCATGTACCTGGCGCTGCAACTGTGCCCCGATGCCCTGGTCATCTCCGGTGATGTGGAGGCCTACAGCCGGGCTTCGCACCTGGTAACCGAAGTGATTGCCGATGAAGCCCCGCTGTTCGAAAAATCATCTATTGATGAATTTTATATTGACGCCAGCGGCATGGATAAGTACTTCGGGGCATTTACCTGGGCGCTGGAACTGCAGAAAAAAATTATGAAGGAGAGCGGCCTGCCCATTTCGCTGGGTATGTCGGTAAACAAACTCGTATCGAAAGTGGCTACCGGTGAGTTTAAGCCCAACGCCAGAAAACATATTCCGGCCGGCACCGAAAAAGATTTTCTCGCCCCGCTGGCCATAGAGAAAATCCCGATGATCGGCAAACAAACAGCCTCCTTCCTGTACGATATGGGTGTGCGCAAGGTGGCCACGCTGCGCGAAATGCCGTTGAAATTCCTGGTGAGCGCATTCGGTAAAAATGGAATTTCCCTATGGAACAGAGCGCATGGTATCGACAACAGCCCGGTGGTTCCATACAGCGAACAAAAATCCATTTCCACGGAATGCACCTTTGAGGAAGATACCATTGATGTGAAGCGATTAAAATCCATCCTCATCGCCATGGTGGAGAAAGTGGCCTTTACGCTGCGAGAGCAGAAAAAGCTAACCTCGTGCATTACGGTAAAAATCCGGTATGCCAATTTCGATACGGAGACCAGGCAGGTGCAGGTTGCTTACACGTCATCCGACCATGTTATTCTTCGCGTGGTGCAGGAACTGTTCGACAAACTCTACCACCGCAGGATGCTCATCCGGCTGGTAGGCGTACGGCTAAGCGGACTGGTGCACGGCAACCATCAGATCAGCCTGTTTGACGATACTGCCGAGGCGATTAACCTCTACCAGGCCATCGACCACATTAAACACCGGCATGGTGTTGAGAAACTGGTGCGCGCCACCACCATGGGCGTAAGTCGCAGGGTGCGCATGGAGATGAATATGTTTAAGGGAAATTTGAGGTGA
- a CDS encoding LexA family transcriptional regulator translates to MPLISKNLKFLRSRQGLTQKQLAEKLKLNQPVIGAYEEGRALPPLPTLQKLATLFQVSLDDLATTDLSKPGHLFKQASSSKEVLAITVDRTGRENVELVLQKAAAGYLNGYHDPEYISELPKIQLPVLPQNRTFRAFEIKGDSMLPVPYGSIVFGEYIEKIAQVKNGKAYVLVTHSEGIVFKRIFFLDDQPDKLLLVSDNKTYQPYLIALGDVREVWLARGYYTPLTD, encoded by the coding sequence ATGCCGTTAATCAGCAAAAACCTGAAGTTTTTAAGAAGCCGGCAGGGGCTTACACAAAAGCAACTGGCCGAGAAACTGAAACTCAACCAGCCGGTAATCGGTGCCTATGAGGAAGGGCGCGCGCTGCCTCCGCTGCCAACATTACAGAAACTGGCCACTCTTTTTCAGGTAAGCCTTGACGACCTGGCCACTACCGACCTGAGTAAGCCGGGGCACTTGTTTAAACAGGCATCATCCTCCAAAGAAGTTCTGGCCATTACCGTTGATCGCACCGGCCGGGAGAATGTGGAACTGGTTTTACAAAAAGCGGCTGCCGGGTATCTTAACGGCTACCACGATCCGGAATATATCAGCGAGCTGCCGAAAATCCAGTTGCCGGTGCTTCCGCAGAACCGTACTTTTCGGGCATTCGAAATCAAGGGCGATTCCATGTTGCCGGTTCCTTACGGCAGCATCGTGTTTGGCGAGTACATCGAAAAAATTGCGCAGGTAAAAAATGGCAAAGCCTATGTGCTGGTAACACACAGCGAGGGAATTGTTTTTAAGCGGATTTTTTTTCTGGATGATCAGCCCGATAAACTGCTCCTTGTATCCGACAACAAAACATATCAGCCTTACCTTATCGCTCTTGGCGATGTGCGCGAGGTATGGCTGGCGCGCGGGTATTATACCCCGCTTACGGATTAG
- a CDS encoding O-methyltransferase yields MEIIHPFIQRYSEEHTSAESPLLKLINRDTHAQVLMPRMLSGHLQGRLLAIISKMIKPKAILEIGTYTGYSAICLAEGLLEGGILVTIDNNEELEDRVRNYFSEAGLEQRIDYRIGDAMEIIPTLPGPFDLVFIDADKENYMRYYDLVVNIVPLGGYILADNVLWSGKVLDTKPDKDTRAIQEFNRKIQDDERVENVLLPVRDGMMIVRKIQ; encoded by the coding sequence ATGGAAATTATTCATCCTTTTATTCAGCGTTATTCCGAGGAACACACATCTGCTGAAAGCCCGTTGTTAAAGCTAATCAACCGGGATACACATGCTCAGGTGTTAATGCCCCGCATGCTTTCCGGCCATTTACAGGGCAGGTTGCTTGCAATAATCAGTAAGATGATTAAGCCAAAAGCTATTTTGGAAATAGGAACGTACACCGGCTACTCGGCCATTTGCCTGGCCGAAGGCTTGCTGGAGGGAGGTATATTGGTTACAATTGATAACAACGAGGAGCTTGAAGATCGCGTACGAAACTATTTCAGCGAAGCAGGATTGGAACAACGCATTGATTATCGCATTGGCGATGCGATGGAAATTATTCCGACACTTCCGGGCCCGTTTGATTTGGTGTTTATCGATGCCGATAAAGAAAATTACATGCGCTATTACGATTTGGTTGTCAATATCGTACCTTTGGGTGGTTACATTCTGGCTGACAATGTGTTATGGAGCGGCAAGGTGCTGGATACTAAGCCCGATAAGGATACCCGGGCCATCCAGGAGTTTAACCGGAAGATTCAGGATGATGAGCGGGTGGAGAATGTGCTGCTTCCGGTGCGTGATGGAATGATGATTGTCAGGAAGATTCAGTAA
- a CDS encoding LysM peptidoglycan-binding domain-containing protein has product MIRLTALLLVPVLSTAQSPQVPHKMQVAGITLSIRDDARREIQKDVDALTQYPKYFDVKVERAKTYFPIIEQIFKDERVPDDFKYLVLQESALIADAVSVSNAVGFWQFKDFTATEMGLRVDNEVDERMNIVSSTRAAARYLKKNNYYFNNWLYALQAYQMGAGAVQRTYTDYESGARHMEITSNTYWYVKKFLAHKVAFEGAVTGMPEVKLLTFTNHKRKTLSDIAREIDVSEEKLAEYNKWIRKTHIPDDRKYAVMIPVEGKEKTVYAAVAKNNEALQQSLGGSPGKVEARSGYATANDVKIINGIPAIRAEAGENAAAVAKRAAIGLSAFLKFNDLSISDPLTAGAYYYTRKKNTQGAVAQHVTGKDETLWSISQQYGVQLRRVKKFNPGVSQSRLPEGMVVNLISNSTAHQPTNAEQVVELNTEETFSWVTPATDRVEVPVVESLVENQAVPVLQEPEWPTVNNEAVTPQFSHQHVVAAGETLYGIAKKYNIGVMDLAGWNNLNLEQGIKPGQVLSIRKPEENSIPAEGFIIYEVKSTDTLYSVARQHGVTIKQLMDWNGKTDFTLSAGEKLKIQRHPR; this is encoded by the coding sequence ATGATCCGATTAACAGCCTTACTACTCGTACCTGTTTTATCAACAGCGCAAAGCCCGCAGGTACCCCACAAAATGCAGGTGGCCGGCATTACGCTCAGCATCCGCGATGATGCGCGGAGGGAAATACAGAAAGATGTGGACGCACTTACGCAATACCCTAAATATTTTGATGTAAAAGTTGAACGTGCCAAAACCTACTTCCCGATTATTGAACAAATTTTTAAAGACGAGCGTGTACCGGATGACTTTAAATACCTTGTGTTGCAGGAAAGCGCCCTGATTGCCGATGCCGTTTCGGTTAGCAATGCCGTTGGCTTTTGGCAGTTTAAGGATTTCACGGCCACTGAAATGGGCCTACGGGTTGATAACGAAGTAGATGAGCGCATGAATATAGTTTCCTCAACCCGCGCGGCAGCCCGCTACTTAAAAAAGAATAACTATTATTTTAATAATTGGCTATACGCACTACAGGCTTACCAGATGGGTGCCGGTGCTGTACAGCGTACCTATACCGATTACGAGAGCGGTGCCAGACACATGGAAATTACCAGCAACACGTATTGGTATGTAAAAAAATTTCTGGCCCATAAAGTAGCCTTCGAAGGGGCGGTAACCGGCATGCCTGAAGTAAAACTGCTCACATTTACCAACCATAAAAGAAAAACACTTTCCGATATCGCCCGCGAGATTGACGTCAGCGAAGAAAAACTGGCGGAATACAACAAATGGATAAGGAAGACCCATATACCAGACGACCGTAAGTATGCGGTAATGATTCCGGTGGAAGGTAAAGAGAAAACGGTTTATGCGGCTGTAGCCAAAAACAACGAGGCATTGCAGCAATCGTTAGGTGGATCGCCAGGAAAGGTTGAGGCGCGCTCAGGTTATGCTACGGCTAATGATGTAAAGATTATAAACGGCATTCCGGCCATCAGGGCCGAAGCGGGTGAAAATGCTGCGGCAGTAGCCAAGCGGGCCGCCATTGGGTTATCGGCTTTTCTTAAGTTCAACGACCTTTCCATCAGCGATCCGTTAACAGCCGGTGCCTATTATTATACCCGCAAGAAGAATACCCAGGGTGCAGTTGCCCAGCATGTAACTGGTAAGGATGAAACCCTGTGGTCAATCAGTCAGCAGTATGGCGTACAACTCAGGCGGGTAAAAAAATTCAATCCCGGAGTTAGTCAAAGCAGGTTACCGGAAGGAATGGTAGTTAATCTTATCTCCAATAGCACCGCACATCAGCCAACTAATGCCGAACAGGTAGTTGAATTGAATACAGAAGAAACTTTTAGCTGGGTTACTCCTGCAACCGATAGGGTAGAGGTTCCGGTTGTGGAAAGTCTAGTGGAAAATCAGGCGGTGCCCGTTCTGCAGGAACCTGAGTGGCCAACGGTAAATAATGAGGCGGTAACGCCACAGTTTTCCCATCAACATGTGGTTGCAGCCGGTGAAACGCTCTACGGAATTGCCAAAAAGTACAATATAGGCGTTATGGATTTGGCAGGATGGAATAACCTGAACCTGGAACAGGGAATTAAACCCGGGCAGGTGTTGAGCATCCGGAAACCTGAAGAAAATTCAATTCCGGCCGAAGGGTTCATTATTTATGAAGTAAAATCAACTGATACGTTGTACAGCGTGGCCCGCCAGCATGGAGTAACCATTAAGCAACTCATGGATTGGAATGGCAAAACCGACTTTACCCTTTCGGCCGGAGAAAAGTTGAAAATTCAACGACATCCGCGCTAA
- a CDS encoding response regulator, producing the protein MLVDDNETDNFISKRIIEITQFSKRVEVKNSGKAALEYIKENEKNPDNIPSLIFLDINMPIVDGFVFLYEFEKFSELVRNKCKVIILSSSDNKRDIDKIINNNHVIKFITKPLTEVSLEEIKLNNI; encoded by the coding sequence ATGTTGGTTGACGACAACGAAACCGATAATTTTATCAGCAAGCGAATCATTGAAATAACGCAATTCTCCAAACGGGTAGAGGTAAAAAACTCGGGTAAAGCTGCGCTTGAATACATAAAGGAGAATGAAAAAAATCCGGATAATATCCCTTCGTTAATATTTCTTGACATTAATATGCCCATTGTGGATGGGTTTGTTTTTTTATATGAGTTTGAAAAATTCAGTGAACTGGTACGGAACAAATGCAAAGTAATTATCCTCTCCAGCTCGGATAACAAGCGCGATATTGATAAGATTATCAATAACAACCATGTTATCAAGTTCATTACAAAGCCCCTCACCGAGGTTTCGCTGGAAGAAATTAAACTAAACAATATTTAA
- a CDS encoding DUF3078 domain-containing protein translates to MKLKKLCLFLLLFWICTGLASAQVVKPDTTSNWKKKFTSGLNLNQASFSSNWKGGGVNSIGLNVLVNYKANFRKNKTSWDNEFDFLYGFVNNEGQGFRKTVDRIFLDSKLGYSVSKKWDVYTSLNFLTQFAPGYRYAEDNTASLISDFLAPAFITSSWGAEYHPVDYFRIRISPFSPRVTIVQDNNGRFNAVSITNPYGVDVGDNTRFEWLAFQLIADFNKDIAKNMNLKWRYMAFANYETLEAKTIDHRLDLNLAAKVNKFVNVNFGIIALYDFDQDDGLQLSQLFNIGFLYSFQNFEEKK, encoded by the coding sequence ATGAAACTTAAAAAACTCTGTCTCTTCTTACTTCTTTTTTGGATCTGCACCGGGTTAGCATCTGCCCAGGTGGTTAAACCCGATACAACTTCTAATTGGAAAAAGAAATTTACTTCAGGTCTTAATCTGAACCAGGCCTCGTTTTCATCGAACTGGAAAGGTGGTGGTGTAAACTCCATCGGATTAAATGTATTAGTTAATTACAAAGCCAACTTCCGCAAAAACAAAACTTCGTGGGATAATGAATTCGACTTTCTGTATGGTTTTGTAAACAACGAGGGGCAGGGCTTCCGGAAAACCGTTGACCGGATATTTCTAGACAGCAAGCTGGGTTACTCAGTGAGTAAAAAATGGGATGTGTACACCTCGCTCAACTTCCTAACACAGTTTGCGCCCGGATACCGGTATGCAGAAGATAATACGGCCAGTCTTATTTCCGATTTTCTCGCCCCTGCATTCATCACCTCATCGTGGGGGGCTGAGTATCATCCGGTGGATTACTTTAGGATCAGGATTTCACCCTTTTCGCCACGGGTAACTATCGTGCAGGACAATAACGGGAGGTTTAATGCGGTAAGTATTACAAATCCGTATGGCGTTGACGTTGGCGACAATACGCGCTTTGAATGGCTTGCTTTTCAGCTGATTGCTGATTTTAATAAAGATATTGCCAAAAACATGAATTTGAAGTGGCGCTACATGGCATTTGCCAATTACGAAACCCTTGAGGCAAAAACCATTGACCACCGGCTTGACCTGAACCTGGCGGCCAAGGTTAACAAATTTGTAAATGTAAACTTTGGCATTATTGCCTTGTATGATTTTGACCAGGATGACGGGCTTCAGTTAAGTCAGTTGTTTAATATTGGCTTCTTGTATTCCTTCCAGAATTTTGAAGAGAAGAAATAG
- the dnaX gene encoding DNA polymerase III subunit gamma/tau — protein MDNFVVSARKYRPTGFDEVVGQEHITTTLKNAIDSNKLAQALLFCGPRGVGKTTCARIVARLINGFEEKTELNSLNIFELDAASNNSVEDIRNLIDQVRYPPQFGKYKVYIIDEVHMLSNAAFNAFLKTLEEPPAYAIFILATTEKHKVIPTILSRCQIFDFNRIQISDIARHLKKVADQESIPAEEEALHLIAQKADGALRDALSIFDLMVTYSSGKGITFSDVISNLHILDYDYYFKVVDGLLGRNHSTPLLILDEILRHGFDGQNFIVGLSEHFRNLLVAQDARTVQLMEVPESVKNKYAKQAKETSPSLLLSWLSIASQCDINYKMSKNQRLLVELALMKMAHVQSVLDLSTLESGESSKKKVLTLQTP, from the coding sequence TATCGGCACGCAAATACCGGCCTACCGGTTTTGACGAGGTGGTGGGGCAGGAGCACATCACCACCACGCTCAAAAATGCCATCGATTCAAACAAACTTGCCCAGGCGCTGCTGTTTTGCGGTCCGCGCGGGGTAGGCAAAACCACCTGCGCCCGTATTGTGGCCCGCCTGATTAACGGCTTTGAAGAGAAAACCGAGCTTAATTCACTCAACATTTTTGAACTGGATGCCGCCTCCAACAATTCGGTGGAAGACATCCGCAACCTGATTGACCAGGTGCGCTACCCGCCCCAGTTCGGAAAGTACAAGGTGTATATTATTGATGAGGTGCACATGCTCTCCAATGCGGCATTCAACGCCTTTTTGAAAACACTGGAGGAGCCGCCTGCCTACGCGATTTTTATTCTGGCCACCACCGAAAAACACAAGGTTATTCCAACCATTCTTTCGCGGTGTCAGATTTTTGATTTCAACCGGATACAGATCTCCGACATTGCCCGCCACCTGAAAAAAGTGGCCGACCAGGAGTCCATTCCGGCTGAAGAAGAGGCCCTGCATTTGATTGCCCAGAAAGCTGATGGCGCCCTGCGCGATGCCCTCTCTATTTTTGATTTGATGGTAACGTATTCTTCGGGTAAGGGCATCACCTTCAGCGATGTAATCAGCAACCTGCACATCCTGGATTATGATTACTATTTTAAAGTTGTTGATGGCCTGCTCGGCCGGAATCACAGCACCCCCCTGCTCATTCTGGATGAAATTCTCCGCCACGGTTTTGACGGGCAAAATTTTATTGTCGGACTGAGTGAGCATTTCAGAAACCTGCTGGTGGCGCAGGATGCACGTACCGTACAACTGATGGAAGTTCCTGAAAGCGTCAAAAACAAATACGCCAAACAAGCCAAAGAAACTTCGCCCTCGTTGCTGCTGTCGTGGCTCAGCATTGCCAGCCAGTGCGACATTAACTACAAGATGAGCAAAAACCAGCGCCTGTTGGTTGAACTGGCGCTGATGAAAATGGCCCACGTACAGTCTGTTTTAGATTTAAGCACTCTCGAGTCGGGCGAAAGCTCAAAAAAAAAAGTACTGACACTCCAAACCCCGTAG